The Zonotrichia albicollis isolate bZonAlb1 chromosome 6, bZonAlb1.hap1, whole genome shotgun sequence genome window below encodes:
- the CPT1A gene encoding carnitine O-palmitoyltransferase 1, liver isoform — translation MAEAHQAVAFQFTVTPDGIDLRMSHEALKQIYLSGVYSWKKKFIRFKNGIITGVYPASPSSWLIVVVGVMSTMYAKIDPSLGIIAKINRTLDTTGYMSNQTQNIVSGVLFGTGLWVALIVTMRYSLKMLLSYHGWMFSEHGKLSAGTKFWMTLVKLFSGRKPMLYSFQTSLPRLPVPAVKDTVNRYLESVRPLMDDEKFKRMEGLAKDFVFNLGPRLQWYLKLKSWWATNYVSDWWEEYVYLRGRGPIMVNSNYFAMDFLSLYPTTLQAARAGNVIHAILLYRKKLDRQEIKPILLMGSTVPLCSAQWERMFNTSRIPGEESDILQHVKDSKHIVVYHKGRYFKVWLYHDGRLLRPREIEQQIQRILEDDSEPQPGEEKLAALTAGDRVPWAKARQAYFSRGKNKQSLDAIEKAAFFVTLDDMEQGYRKEDPMKSLDAYAKSLIHGKCYDRWFDKSFTLIIFKNGRMGLNAEHSWADAPIVGHLWENVMATEYLELCYSVDGHCRGDPNPNIPIPTKLQWEIPEECQEVIEKSLSTAVALADDVDFCSFCFDGFGKGLIKKVKTSPDAFVQLALQLAHYRDMGKFSLTYEASMTRLFREGRTETVRSCTVESCRFVKAMEDPTESRENTLKLFRQAADKHQHLYRLAMTGAGIDRHLFCLYVVSKYLAVDSPFLKEVLSEPWRLSTSQTPQQHIDLKKNPEMLSSGGGFGPVADDGYGVSYMILGEDFIQFHISSKISCSETDSHRFGMNIKKALVDIMALFNLSKNCTK, via the exons ATGGCGGAAGCTCATCAGGCAGTAGCTTTTCAGTTTACAGTAACTCCAGATGGGATTGACCTGCGTATGAGCCATGAGGCACTCAAACAGATTTACCTGTCTGGTGTCTATTCATGGAAGAAGAAGTTCATCAGATTCAAG AACGGAATTATCACCGGTGTTTACCCTGCTAGCCCATCTAGCTGGCTTATTGTAGTTGTGGGTGTGATGTCAACCATGTATGCTAAAATTGATCCTTCCTTAGGGATAATAGCCAAGATCAACAGAACACTTGATACAAC TGGCTATATGTCAAACCAAACACAGAACATTGTGAGTGGAGTACTTTTTGGCACAGGGCTTTGGGTTGCCCTTATTGTCACAATGCGCTACTCCCTGAAAATGCTGCTCTCCTACCATGGCTGGATGTTCTCTGAGCATGGCAAGCTTAGTGCTGGCACCAAGTTTTGGATG aCCCTTGTAAAACTTTTCTCAGGGCGTAAACCCATGTTATACAGTTTCCAGACATCATTACCACGATTGCCAGTTCCAGCTGTTAAAGACACCGTTAATAGG TATCTGGAGTCAGTTCGACCACTTATGGATGATGAAAAGTTCAAAAGAATGGAGGGTCTTGCCaaagattttgtttttaatttgggaCCAAGACTTCAGTGGTATTTGAAGCTAAAATCCTGGTGGGCCACCAATTAT GTTAGTGATTGGTGGGAAGAATACGTCTACCTTAGAGGACGTGGACCAATCATGGTTAATAGCAACTATTTTGCAATG GACTTCCTTTCTTTATATCCCACAACCCTGCAGGCAGCTAGAGCTGGTAATGTTATCCACGCCATCCTGCTCTATCGGAAAAAACTGGACAGACAAGAAATCAAGCCA ATTCTTTTGATGGGATCCACTGTTCCACTCTGCTCAGCTCAGTGGGAAAGGATGTTTAACACTTCCCGTATCCCGGGAGAGGAATCAG ATATCCTCCAGCATGTGAAAGACAGCAAACACATTGTTGTGTACCACAAGGGCCGTTACTTCAAAGTGTGGCTGTACCATGATGGCAGACTGTTGAGACCCCGAGAAATTGAACAGCAAATACAGAGGATTCTTGAGGATGATTCAGAACCTCAGCCTGGTGAAGAGAAACTTGCAGCTCTTACTGCAGGAGATAG agtACCATGGGCTAAGGCTCGTCAGGCTTATTTTAGCCGTGGAAAGAACAAGCAGTCCTTAGATGCTATtgagaaagcagcattttttGTGACATTGGATGACATGGAGCAGGGGTACAGGAAGGAGGACCCAATGAAGTCACTGGATGCATATGCAAAATCATTGATACATGGCAAATGTTATGACAG GTGGTTTGATAAGTCATTCACTCTTATAATATTCAAAAATGGCAGAATGGGTCTGAATGCAGAGCACTCCTGGGCAGATGCTCCTATTGTTGGACACCTGTGGGAG AATGTGATGGCAACTGAGTATCTTGAACTGTGCTATTCAGTAGATGGACATTGCAGAGGAGATCCCAATCCCAATATTCCCATTCCTACCAAACTGCAATGGGAAATTCCAGAAGAA tGCCAAGAAGTGATTGAGAAGTCTCTGAGCACTGCTGTAGCTCTAGCAGATGATGTGGACTTCTGTTCATTTTGTTTTGATGGTTTTGGGAAAGGACTAATAAAGAAAGTGAAAACCAGCCCTGATGCCTTTGTGCAGCTTGCCCTGCAGCTCGCTCACTACCGG gACATGGGAAAGTTTTCTCTAACGTATGAAGCGTCCATGACACGCCTGTTCCGAGAGGGCAGGACTGAAACGGTTCGCTCGTGCACGGTGGAGTCCTGTCGTTTTGTCAAAGCCATGGAAGACCCCACTGAAAGT agGGAAAATACGCTGAAGCTTTTCCGGCAGGCAGCCGACAAGCACCAGCACTTGTATCGGCTCGCCATGACGGGGGCGGGCATCGACCGCCACCTCTTCTGCCTCTACGTCGTGTCCAAGTACCTCGCTGTAGATTCTCCTTTCCTCAAGGAG GTTTTGTCAGAACCTTGGAGGCTGTCAACGAGTCAGACACCCCAGCAGCACATTGATCTGAAGAAGAACCCGGAGATGCTGTCCTCTGGTGGAGGGTTTGGACCA GTGGCTGATGATGGTTATGGTGTTTCTTACATGATCTTGGGTGAAGATTTCATCCAATTCCACATCTCCAGCAAAATATCTTGTTCTGAGACG gatTCTCATCGCTTTGGAATGAACATCAAGAAAGCACTGGTTGACATCATGGCTTTATTTAACCTCAGTAAAAACTGTACCAAGTGA